In Synechococcus sp. UW69, the following are encoded in one genomic region:
- a CDS encoding extracellular solute-binding protein — MGALRIQHLALGIALATLSAGCSSWRPPVVIKVVRTVNSAETISSKDYERLREVTEDAIDHIRSVDPSIRPQLTLSTQANFVDEIDDQTRSGFGPDLLITDSDTALELYRRKLTDPIKISPEDRADTPNYLFDLVTAEDGLLVGRPVNQFVQLACFNNERMEIPPETLEDMEEESENNNFGMALQLKDLFWSAEAFDAGEAMEAALAKRPPDPDRQSKVTQWLHWLESASYQQNIRFLNNQRSLRKALISGELDWITCWSSSLRELREQMGEKLALAPLPKGPSTKLKAATKLQVWSLGRNSSGTQREKALVMIDFITKPWAQKTYALAGRNSLPVNRKAAKIVASKIPGGTAALVMYAQESIKEKAAKGQSKARVFRDPARYQEISDALMDTIYDVRSPEESTKDIINSLRGEKQ; from the coding sequence ATGGGCGCACTCCGGATCCAGCATCTGGCCCTGGGTATCGCTCTGGCAACCCTCAGTGCAGGCTGCAGCAGCTGGCGTCCACCGGTTGTGATCAAGGTGGTTCGAACGGTGAACAGCGCGGAGACCATCTCGAGCAAGGATTACGAGCGTTTGCGGGAGGTCACCGAAGACGCAATCGATCACATCAGAAGTGTCGACCCCTCGATTCGGCCTCAGCTGACACTGTCGACCCAAGCCAACTTCGTTGACGAAATTGATGATCAAACCCGAAGCGGATTTGGCCCAGACCTTTTGATCACTGACAGCGACACCGCCTTGGAGCTCTACCGGCGCAAGCTGACCGATCCCATAAAAATCTCCCCAGAGGATCGAGCTGACACGCCGAATTACTTGTTCGACCTCGTTACCGCTGAAGACGGCCTGTTGGTGGGGCGACCCGTGAACCAATTTGTGCAATTGGCTTGTTTCAACAACGAGCGGATGGAGATTCCGCCAGAAACTCTGGAGGACATGGAAGAAGAAAGCGAAAACAACAACTTCGGCATGGCATTGCAACTGAAAGACCTGTTTTGGAGTGCCGAAGCCTTTGACGCGGGGGAAGCGATGGAAGCAGCCCTGGCGAAGCGTCCTCCCGATCCAGATCGCCAATCCAAAGTCACCCAATGGCTTCATTGGCTCGAATCCGCGAGCTATCAGCAAAACATCCGCTTTTTGAATAACCAACGCAGCCTCAGAAAGGCATTGATTTCTGGCGAGCTCGACTGGATCACCTGCTGGAGCAGCAGCCTGCGGGAATTGCGAGAGCAAATGGGAGAAAAACTTGCCCTTGCACCGCTCCCCAAAGGACCATCAACGAAGCTCAAAGCCGCCACCAAACTTCAGGTGTGGTCGCTGGGGCGAAATTCAAGCGGAACACAGCGGGAAAAGGCCCTGGTGATGATCGACTTCATCACCAAACCCTGGGCGCAGAAGACCTACGCCCTGGCCGGACGAAATTCGCTGCCGGTGAATCGCAAAGCAGCAAAAATCGTGGCCTCCAAAATTCCTGGCGGGACGGCTGCTTTGGTGATGTACGCGCAGGAGTCGATCAAAGAAAAAGCCGCAAAAGGCCAATCCAAAGCACGCGTGTTCCGCGATCCAGCTCGATATCAAGAGATCTCTGATGCCTTGATGGACACCATCTATGACGTACGCAGCCCGGAAGAATCGACCAAAGACATCATCAACAGTCTTCGCGGAGAGAAGCAGTGA
- a CDS encoding 2OG-Fe(II) oxygenase — protein MNLIGRYRNAGFESVADAVSEFFQRRLDLQRPGVAFGPKADKEPAKQSTDISLVGIDRSDSESFALSQLILRGVTAGLARYLQERPLFLQCCPQRSLFVTPIFNLQHYAPGEGFKRWHCDWTISDEATEPVHRVLAWILYCNDVDEAGTEFHWQDHHEPAERGKLVIFPAGPSHIHRGRVSESASKLIATGWINAGRQEDYLSRLAR, from the coding sequence ATGAACTTGATCGGCCGTTACCGCAATGCCGGGTTCGAGTCGGTGGCCGATGCCGTAAGTGAATTCTTCCAGCGCCGCTTGGATTTGCAGCGGCCTGGCGTGGCCTTCGGGCCAAAGGCAGATAAGGAACCGGCCAAGCAGAGCACCGACATCAGCTTGGTGGGGATTGATCGTTCGGACTCCGAATCCTTCGCCCTATCGCAACTGATTCTTCGTGGGGTGACGGCAGGGTTGGCGCGCTATTTGCAGGAGCGACCGCTCTTCCTGCAGTGCTGCCCGCAGCGGAGCCTGTTTGTCACTCCGATCTTCAACCTTCAGCACTATGCCCCGGGGGAAGGGTTCAAGCGATGGCACTGTGATTGGACCATCAGCGATGAGGCCACCGAACCGGTGCACCGAGTGCTGGCCTGGATTCTTTACTGCAACGATGTGGATGAGGCGGGCACCGAGTTTCATTGGCAGGACCACCACGAACCGGCGGAGCGGGGCAAGCTGGTGATCTTCCCGGCGGGTCCATCCCACATTCACCGGGGACGGGTGAGTGAGAGCGCCAGCAAGCTGATCGCCACTGGTTGGATCAATGCCGGACGCCAGGAGGATTACTTAAGTCGCCTCGCCCGTTGA
- a CDS encoding mechanosensitive ion channel family protein, translating to MITALASETTTWLGYLQRGSVLIQVGLFVAAISSESRVKRRLNSPLIASLTHLIVPLALLLSSTVLTLAGITAGFLQYLALLWVLWRCVEPSKQLILGRFPKVPVEEIDKSFFRPVLLVVSILTFFQMLGSRESLSLISLGDVFGVTLTIGKLFTALVIVYLVIALASRPAAFVSWLGGNFFGMKTQSRVALEVILRYSVIGVGVMGVAYYIGINGTALVAVAGGLSVGIGFGIKEIISNFISSLWLLFEGSVRPGEILMINGDPCTVRKLGLRATQLRRGRDGAELLVPNQNFFTQEAESYTAGETSRRDVVAVGAAYHHEPSQVIAVLVEVARKHEKVLQYPPPAAFTVDFADSSINYKLLFWVRNPLEAFAVGSDLRQAIWTAFEENGIGIPFPQRQVYPMEWPPSKDQTLRMGAAANQLQVEDAIPEDQPSSTGEAT from the coding sequence GTGATTACAGCTCTGGCATCGGAAACAACCACCTGGCTGGGCTATTTGCAGCGTGGCTCTGTGCTTATCCAAGTGGGATTGTTTGTTGCAGCAATTAGCAGTGAATCTCGGGTGAAGCGCAGGCTCAATAGCCCCCTCATCGCCAGCCTGACCCATCTGATCGTGCCGTTGGCGCTGCTCCTCAGCTCCACGGTTTTAACCCTGGCCGGCATCACAGCGGGCTTTCTGCAGTATCTGGCGCTGCTCTGGGTGCTGTGGCGCTGCGTCGAGCCCAGCAAACAGCTGATCCTCGGCCGCTTCCCCAAAGTTCCCGTGGAAGAGATCGATAAATCGTTCTTCCGGCCTGTGCTCCTGGTGGTGTCGATCCTCACCTTTTTCCAGATGCTGGGAAGCCGGGAATCGCTTTCGCTGATTTCCCTCGGTGACGTGTTTGGGGTGACGCTCACCATCGGCAAATTGTTCACCGCCCTGGTGATCGTTTATCTGGTCATCGCCCTGGCCAGCCGTCCGGCAGCCTTCGTCTCCTGGCTCGGGGGCAACTTCTTCGGCATGAAGACCCAAAGCCGCGTAGCGCTGGAAGTGATTCTTCGGTACTCGGTAATCGGCGTCGGCGTGATGGGGGTGGCGTATTACATCGGAATCAATGGCACGGCCTTAGTGGCAGTTGCCGGGGGCCTTTCCGTGGGAATCGGTTTTGGCATCAAGGAGATCATCTCCAACTTCATCAGCAGCCTCTGGTTGTTGTTTGAGGGATCGGTGCGCCCCGGCGAAATCCTGATGATCAACGGCGACCCCTGCACCGTGCGAAAGCTGGGATTGCGCGCCACACAATTGCGCCGGGGCCGCGATGGAGCCGAACTGTTGGTCCCCAACCAGAACTTCTTCACCCAAGAGGCTGAGTCGTACACCGCCGGAGAAACCTCCCGCCGGGATGTGGTGGCCGTGGGAGCGGCCTATCACCACGAACCCAGTCAAGTGATTGCGGTCTTGGTGGAGGTCGCCCGCAAACACGAAAAGGTGCTGCAGTACCCACCCCCGGCAGCCTTCACCGTCGATTTCGCTGATTCATCGATCAACTACAAACTGCTGTTCTGGGTACGCAACCCACTGGAGGCGTTTGCTGTTGGGAGTGATTTACGCCAAGCCATCTGGACGGCTTTTGAAGAGAACGGCATCGGCATCCCCTTCCCACAACGCCAGGTGTATCCCATGGAATGGCCTCCCTCAAAAGATCAGACCCTGCGCATGGGTGCTGCCGCCAATCAATTGCAAGTGGAAGACGCCATCCCAGAGGACCAGCCCAGCTCAACGGGCGAGGCGACTTAA
- a CDS encoding protein phosphatase: MDSADATGLQATLFDFAIAELVRQHRESFQPFWTAESWVKLLIWLSLNCGSSGDEAAMAHFVEALGPSLTTRMRRVFFERELEALDLQVMADPAEQQVLVLPMGPGVPLDLERAAAVIEQVKLQDQVVADRGRWQALDAVVAIPRMVAKA, encoded by the coding sequence ATGGATTCCGCTGATGCCACTGGCCTCCAGGCCACGCTGTTTGATTTCGCCATTGCTGAGCTTGTGCGGCAACACCGGGAGAGCTTCCAGCCCTTCTGGACGGCGGAAAGTTGGGTGAAGCTGTTGATCTGGTTGTCGTTGAATTGCGGCAGCTCCGGGGATGAAGCCGCAATGGCCCATTTCGTCGAGGCGCTCGGTCCGAGCCTCACGACAAGGATGCGGCGGGTGTTCTTTGAACGGGAACTGGAGGCTCTTGATCTTCAGGTGATGGCGGATCCGGCTGAGCAGCAGGTGTTGGTGCTGCCGATGGGCCCTGGTGTTCCTCTGGATCTCGAACGGGCCGCGGCGGTGATTGAACAGGTGAAGCTTCAGGATCAGGTGGTGGCGGATCGGGGTCGCTGGCAGGCCCTGGATGCTGTGGTGGCGATTCCCCGCATGGTGGCAAAGGCATGA